Genomic segment of Panicum virgatum strain AP13 chromosome 2K, P.virgatum_v5, whole genome shotgun sequence:
GCCAAGGGGAATATGGAGGAGAGCGCTGTGTCGGCACGCAGTCACCACTTGTTGCTCAGAACGCGGGCGATCGGAGCCCGGCCGTGGGATCGGACAAGGAAAGATGCATGGACGGCCGGCGCTTTCACCGTCTGCGTCGTAAAGGATCAGGGCGCAGGCGAAGGTCTCGAGGAGGAGTCTTTGCTAACCCCAAGACGCCAGCTAAATCGTCGTCTGAATCTGACACCAATTGGCACGGCCAAAGCTAGCTAGGGAGGAGTTGGCCGGGAGGGGATGGTGCCTGCCGTCGTGGGCGCCGCGGTGGGCGCCGTGCTGAGCGCCGCGACGCAGAACGTGGCGGAGCGGGTGGCCAAGCTCGTCGACAGGAGATGCGAGCTGTGGCGCGGTTTCCCCAGCGACATCGACTTCATCAGGAGGGAGATGCTCATGATCGCCGGAGCCGAGGAGGATCACCACCGGTCCGCTGGGAAGGGCGGCGACACCACGATCAGCGCCGTGAAGCGCGTTTCCATGGAGGAGATGCGCGACCTGGCGCGCGACATCGAGGACTGCCTCGATCGGGTCCTGCGCCACGCTGCCCAAGgatcgtcgtcgccgctcctctgggcggtcgccggcggcggcggcggccctgcactTGCGACCGAGGTCAAGCGACTCAAGGAGCGGCTGAGGGCCGCGCATCAACGGAAGGCCGACTACaacgtcgacgacgacgacggcggctgcCAGCAACTGGTCGCCGCCACCACGATTACTACTCGGGTCGTCGGACCCGTGGGCATCGACGAGCCCAAGAGGGAGCTCCTCGAGCTGCTGCTCCGCGGCGTcgagggccggcggccggagcaaCTCACCGTGATCTCCATCGTCGGCTTCAGCGGCTCCGGGAAGACCACGCTCGCGGCGGCACTGTTTGGATGCCCCGACGTCGTCCGCCAATTCCCCTGCCGAGCCTGGGTTGTGGCATCTGAACACAGCAGTAGCAGCAAGGGGTTCCTCGCGGCACTGCTGGAGAAGCTTCGTCCGGGAGACCCAGCCAGTGGCGGCGATGTCCAGCAGCTCCAGGACGCCATCACAAACCACCTCAATACTAAGAGGTGACGATGATTAGTCATTCTTCCTATTTTTCAGATAATCATCTTTAactttctgttttttttaaaaaaaattgaatgtgaagtcatcactcatcagttcaaaatagaaaaaagtctaaattactctcttgaactatagccaaagtctgtaTAACCCCTTAAACTATAGCTTggttcaatttttttgaaagaagaaacttggttcaatttatcCCCTAAAGTATGCCAATGAGTTTATTTCACCCCttaatacaatttgtctttttcatttctccttacacaagttgaatttgaacttcaaattttgcaggggagtagtggacatcacaatgcatattaacAAAGTTTTATGTAATTTTTCATCATTGTTTTTCATATATATTGAACTCCAAtcattaatttattattaaatatcctaacttatcaaaataatgataaaaaattataatttattttttaccatgtgttatgatgtgtactatcatcttgtaaaaaTTCAACTTAAAACTTCATCTACGTGTAGAGAAATGAAAAGGACAAATTGAACTAACTGGCGTAGTTTGGAGGGTAAATTGaaaagttatagtttagggggttatgcagactttggctatagttgaggggagtaatgtAGCCAGTGTTaataatttcaaaaatatttttttgatgaaattctTAAATATATTGTTATTATTTCACAAATTAAAGTTACAATACCTTAATGCGCGCAAGCATGTGCATCCAACCAAGATTTTATAGCTTCAAAACTCAAAGTACTGCAATGGATTGAATGCTGCTATTTCTTCGATTCCCAATCTAGCTTAATTATTTCTTGCTCGCAAACATACCCAATTCCTCCTTCAAGTGAATGATGATAATGGTATTAACAATTCAGTTTATCAATATCCATCTGCTAGGTACCTCATTGTATTAGATGATATTGAGGAGGAACAGTGGGACTGTATAAAATCAACCCTCCCGGAAAGGACAGATAGCAGAATAATAGTGACCACAAGAATTCAAGCACTAGCTGAAGCCTGCTGCAACCATGGTAGCAATGGCTATGTCTACAGCATGAGATCTCTTGATGAGAAGCATTCAAAGGAGCTGCTGCAAGCTGTACTGAGGAGAGATTTACCTGGGTATGAGCAGAGTTCGACACTGATCGTGAATAAATGTGATGGCCACCCACTCGCTCTTTTTAGCGTGGCCAATTATTTGCAGAAGAAAAGTAAGTTCACAGAAACCGACTGCAAAAACTTTTGGAGTGATCTAGGTTCTCACATGGCGAAGGAGTATGCCTTCAGAAATCTACAACAAGTTCTTCTGAATAACTACAGAAGCTTGCCTGGCCATCCTGTCGATCTCAAGACCTGTTTACTGTATGTCTGTGTGTTCCCAAATGGCCATCCCATCAGGAAGAGCACTCTGATGAGGAGATGGTTAGCCGAAGGATACATAAAGGATGCGGACCCAGGCAAAGCTCTTCTGGTTGCAGATAGAAGCTTGGATGAACTAGTAGACCGGAACATCATGAAGCCAATCGACCCAAGCAAGAACGCAAAACTGAAAACGTGCCGAGCTCATGGCATCATGCACGAGTTCATGCTGCACATGTCCATGTCTGCAAAGTTCATCACATCTCTTGGTGATCCACAGAGAAGCAATTACCGTCACCTCTTTATGGATGGACGCCCTGCAACTTCCAGTGGCAGGGTATCAAACGTGAATCATCGTCACACAAGCACTACACATGGAGGGAGAGGGAAGCCTGACGATGAGAAACTGCGCGCTCATTCTCTGACGATCTGTGGGAGTGCAGGAGAAGCTGTTGTGGATTTTGCCAACTGTTGTGAGCTGCTTCGAGTCTTGGATCTGGAAGAGTGCAAGGATTTGAAGGACGATCATTTGGACGGCATACACAATCTGTGGCATCTGAAGTATCTAAGTCTCGGGGCCGCCATTAGCCGCCTTCCAAGAAAAATTGAGAAACTGCATTGCTTGGAGACACTTGATATGAGGAATGCCATGGTAGAAATAATATTGCCTGTGGAAGTCTTAAAGCTGCCCTACCTAGCTCACATATTGGGAAAGTTCAAGCTTGGGAAGAGGGACTGGAAAATGAGCGAATCATGCAAGTTCTTGCTGAAAGAGAGCAACTTGCAGACTCTAGCAGGATTTGTGATAGACAACAACCCTGGTTTTCCCATGCTAATGGTTCGTATGAAGAAGTTGAGAAATGTTAAGATCTGGTGCCATGAAGATGATAGTAATAGTCTAGCTCTAGCTGAACTTTCGACAGGTATCAAGAAGTTTGTTGAGGATGAATTGGACACAAGTATCGGTGCCCGCTTTCTATCCCTACATCTCGGGAATTCCTCGGTGAACATCCTGTATTCTCTGGAGAATTCGTTTGGCTACCTCAGCTCCCTGAAACTACATGGGGCACTGAGAGGGCTGACTCAGTTTGCTACATCGCTATGTGGTCTCACCGAGTTGTGCCTTTCATCGACTAATAGTCTGATGAGCACTGAGATACTAAACCTGCGCAAGTTGATCCACTTGGAGTACCTGAAACTGGTGAGAGTCAGCCTTGGAGGCTTTATCATCAGAAGACAGGATTTCCCAAGACTGCTACGCCTATGCCTCGTGCAGAGTCCAGCCCTCCCTACAACTGAAGAAGGATCCTTACGGAATCTCATCTCACTTCAGCTTCTCAGTGAAGATCTAGGTGACGTATGTGGCATCGAAACCGGAAGGCATGAACACCTCCAGGAAGTTGCTCTTGATTCTAAGATGAACAAGGAAGCAAAAAGGGTTTGGGAAGATGCAGCTAAGAAGCACCCAAGGAGGCCAAGGGTTTTGTACCTCAAAAGGGTTGATCCGCAGGGAATGGGTTCCATGGTGAAATATGTTGCTGCCAGGGAACCTGAACATGAGACAGAATGTTCCGTcatgcaggagatgatgaatGATCAGGAGTTACCTGCTGCCCAAGAGAACAGAGTTGAGGTCTGTCCGAATTCTAAAAACTCTAATGTTTGTGGTCTGAAACATGGAAAGCGATTGCAAAGTGCTGGTGTTCATGGGAAGATTAAAGAACCCAATCATCAGATTGGCGACAAAGATGATGGGGAAGACAAAAACTTTCATCAGAGACATAAAAGATTTTCAGGATATCAGAAGGCAGGGGTTGTGATCAAGGAAACAGCTCTAGACATCTCTAAGAATACTGTGACAAACACTGCGATTAGAGCTGTAGATAACTGTCGTCAGATGGGGAAGCGTAAGGTGGATGAGATTCCTGAGAATGCATATGAGTGGCAAGAGAGAGAATTGGCTTTGAAGTTAGGCCCGTTAGCCAACACTATCGCTTCACCACCAAGCTCAGTGCCAGGAGCCCCGGAATGAataacggtggcggcggcatgcCCGGCGGGGTGAGGCGATGAGCCGTCAGCCATCGCTGATGGGGTCTCCGTCGATCATCGGGGGCTGGGATGAAGCTTGGAGTGAAGATCCAAATCCAATTGTTCAAATACATTGACATCTATCCACCTAACTAAATGGCATTCAAGAGAAGTCATCTTGATTATTATTAAATTACTCTACTTATGTTTATCTTTTATCATTGTGACTTCAAGGCAATACAAGTCCACGCTTCTACTGTTCGTCGTTTAAGTTGAATGTTGAAACATTACCTTCTTTCTTATTAATCTATCTACTAATCTTTACTTTCTTACACTACTGTAGGACCCTAGTTGATCTTCCTTTTTCTACACTTTATCTCTGCAAAGTATGCAAACATACCCTAGTCCAGTTCAATCTCACTACGGTAATTTAGGGAGGGATTACTGTGTTGCCAACAGCTTTCCTACTGAATCCGTGTTCTTGTCAGATTCGATGTAGAAAAGCAAGGAGTGCCTGCCTATCCCTTTGCCAATTGTTTGGAGATA
This window contains:
- the LOC120660389 gene encoding disease resistance protein RGA4-like encodes the protein MVPAVVGAAVGAVLSAATQNVAERVAKLVDRRCELWRGFPSDIDFIRREMLMIAGAEEDHHRSAGKGGDTTISAVKRVSMEEMRDLARDIEDCLDRVLRHAAQGSSSPLLWAVAGGGGGPALATEVKRLKERLRAAHQRKADYNVDDDDGGCQQLVAATTITTRVVGPVGIDEPKRELLELLLRGVEGRRPEQLTVISIVGFSGSGKTTLAAALFGCPDVVRQFPCRAWVVASEHSSSSKGFLAALLEKLRPGDPASGGDVQQLQDAITNHLNTKRYLIVLDDIEEEQWDCIKSTLPERTDSRIIVTTRIQALAEACCNHGSNGYVYSMRSLDEKHSKELLQAVLRRDLPGYEQSSTLIVNKCDGHPLALFSVANYLQKKSKFTETDCKNFWSDLGSHMAKEYAFRNLQQVLLNNYRSLPGHPVDLKTCLLYVCVFPNGHPIRKSTLMRRWLAEGYIKDADPGKALLVADRSLDELVDRNIMKPIDPSKNAKLKTCRAHGIMHEFMLHMSMSAKFITSLGDPQRSNYRHLFMDGRPATSSGRVSNVNHRHTSTTHGGRGKPDDEKLRAHSLTICGSAGEAVVDFANCCELLRVLDLEECKDLKDDHLDGIHNLWHLKYLSLGAAISRLPRKIEKLHCLETLDMRNAMVEIILPVEVLKLPYLAHILGKFKLGKRDWKMSESCKFLLKESNLQTLAGFVIDNNPGFPMLMVRMKKLRNVKIWCHEDDSNSLALAELSTGIKKFVEDELDTSIGARFLSLHLGNSSVNILYSLENSFGYLSSLKLHGALRGLTQFATSLCGLTELCLSSTNSLMSTEILNLRKLIHLEYLKLVRVSLGGFIIRRQDFPRLLRLCLVQSPALPTTEEGSLRNLISLQLLSEDLGDVCGIETGRHEHLQEVALDSKMNKEAKRVWEDAAKKHPRRPRVLYLKRVDPQGMGSMVKYVAAREPEHETECSVMQEMMNDQELPAAQENRVEVCPNSKNSNVCGLKHGKRLQSAGVHGKIKEPNHQIGDKDDGEDKNFHQRHKRFSGYQKAGVVIKETALDISKNTVTNTAIRAVDNCRQMGKRKVDEIPENAYEWQERELALKLGPLANTIASPPSSVPGAPE